A section of the Bacteroidota bacterium genome encodes:
- a CDS encoding HipA domain-containing protein: MCPGCYKKNTEGYCSNCRRQLFDGVRISPALSFDTPNSGNLPVYQEKTKRLSISGVQLKYSLRLENKQLVLTEKGGQYILKPIPPAVLIASHEQAPENEHLTMQIASQVFGIRTAANALIYFKDGTPAYITRRFDVKADGTKHLQEDMAQISGRSRHNQGENFKYEGSYEEIGKLIQEHVAAYPLALEELFRLVLFNYLFSNGDAHLKNFSLIQTVMGDYTLSPAYDLMSTVLHTPQETDMALELYKDDLSGASYSRNGFYGQPDFRIFADGIGMQAVRTNRIITQLLTQREKVEEMIRRSFLSDEIKEKYLDIYLDKIRRMGMTKDMIGSAINREYPGVYAPTTAPVTLIFRDLVMKVGYFERMKPDMGEFDADNKYSFIEFKNRNEKDPYTIIDGDELTAVEYPSNEKQNAIETVFN; encoded by the coding sequence ATGTGTCCCGGATGTTATAAAAAAAATACAGAAGGCTATTGCAGCAATTGCCGCCGCCAATTATTTGATGGCGTAAGGATCTCTCCTGCCCTTTCTTTTGATACACCTAACTCGGGCAACCTTCCTGTGTACCAGGAAAAGACAAAACGCTTATCAATTTCAGGAGTGCAGTTAAAATATTCGTTACGGTTGGAGAATAAACAATTGGTGTTAACAGAAAAAGGGGGTCAATATATTCTTAAACCCATCCCACCAGCTGTATTGATCGCCTCACATGAACAGGCACCGGAAAATGAACACCTGACGATGCAAATTGCTTCGCAGGTATTTGGCATCAGGACAGCAGCTAATGCACTGATCTATTTTAAAGATGGTACACCTGCATATATTACACGCCGCTTCGATGTAAAGGCTGATGGAACAAAACACCTGCAGGAAGATATGGCACAGATCAGTGGACGCAGCCGGCATAACCAGGGAGAAAATTTCAAATACGAGGGAAGCTATGAAGAGATCGGTAAATTGATACAGGAACATGTTGCTGCTTATCCATTGGCATTAGAAGAACTTTTCAGGCTTGTATTATTCAATTACTTATTCTCGAATGGCGATGCTCATCTTAAAAATTTCTCACTGATACAAACGGTGATGGGAGACTATACATTATCCCCTGCCTATGATCTGATGAGTACCGTACTGCATACACCACAGGAAACAGATATGGCGCTTGAACTTTATAAAGATGATCTTTCAGGTGCCTCTTATAGTAGGAATGGATTTTATGGCCAGCCTGATTTCAGAATATTTGCGGATGGGATCGGAATGCAGGCGGTAAGAACAAACCGGATCATCACCCAACTACTGACACAAAGAGAAAAAGTAGAAGAGATGATCAGGCGATCATTCTTAAGTGATGAAATAAAAGAAAAATACCTGGACATTTATCTTGATAAAATAAGAAGAATGGGGATGACAAAAGATATGATAGGTTCTGCGATCAATCGGGAATACCCCGGTGTGTATGCACCGACTACCGCTCCCGTTACACTCATATTCCGGGACCTGGTTATGAAAGTGGGCTATTTTGAAAGAATGAAACCAGACATGGGTGAGTTCGATGCAGACAATAAATACTCTTTCATTGAATTTAAAAATAGAAATGAAAAAGATCCTTACACAATTATAGACGGAGACGAGTTAACAGCAGTCGAATACCCTTCGAATGAAAAGCAAAACGCAATTGAGACCGTTTTTAACTAA
- a CDS encoding phosphatidylinositol kinase: MAKAGIYYNGILAGHLEKKAPDDYRFIYTENYLANATLPSISLTIPKTKAEHRSPVLFSFFTGLLSEGINKDIQCRLLKIDEQDDFTRLLKTAGDDTIGAITVKEIIE, encoded by the coding sequence ATGGCAAAAGCGGGTATATATTATAATGGTATCCTGGCGGGTCATCTCGAAAAAAAAGCTCCGGATGATTATCGGTTTATATATACTGAAAATTACCTGGCGAATGCAACCCTCCCATCCATCAGCCTGACAATTCCAAAAACTAAAGCGGAACACCGGAGCCCGGTATTATTTTCATTTTTTACCGGGTTATTATCGGAAGGAATAAATAAAGATATTCAATGTCGTCTTTTGAAGATCGATGAGCAGGATGATTTCACACGTTTACTGAAAACAGCAGGTGATGACACGATCGGTGCCATCACTGTAAAAGAAATAATAGAATAA
- a CDS encoding helix-turn-helix transcriptional regulator translates to MTIEEIGNAIKFRREFLNLRQEDLAELSGLTIKTIHLIETGTGNPSVETLEKLARVLGMELTLLVKKSS, encoded by the coding sequence ATGACAATAGAAGAAATTGGCAACGCAATCAAGTTTAGAAGGGAATTCCTGAATCTTCGGCAAGAAGATCTGGCAGAGCTGAGTGGACTGACGATCAAAACGATACATTTAATTGAAACGGGAACGGGTAACCCTTCAGTGGAAACGCTTGAAAAACTTGCGAGGGTTTTGGGAATGGAATTGACATTACTGGTAAAGAAGAGTAGTTAA